GTGCAGCAGGGCGAAGCGCTTGGGACGCGGAGCCGGGTATTTCAGGTAGTCCACCCCCACCGAGTCCATCAGCATGAAGCCGCGCAGCCGCAGCTGCTCCGCGACTTCGAGGAGCTGATCGGCGCTCACGAGGGCGGTCGGCTCGGCGGCGTCATCCTCCGTCAAGCCGAGTTCGTGGATGAGGGGCGAGACGTCGCGCGCCTGCTCGCGGGCGAGGGCGGCGGCGGCGCGGGTCTCCAGGGAGCCTGTGCCTGCGCCCGTCACCGCGTCCACGCATCCACCATCGGCAGCTGATGGCCGAGCTCGTCGAAGGCTTCGCCGCGCACCTTTTTCTGAAGCTGCATCACGGCGTAGATCAGGGCCTCAGGGCGCGGCGGGCAACCGGGCACGAAGATGTCCACCGGCACCACCGAGTCCACGTTCTGCACGATGGCGTAGTTGTTGAACATGCCGCCCGAACTCGCGCACGCCCCCATGCTGATCACCCATTTGGGGTCGGGCATCTGGTCGTAGACGCGGCGCATGACCGGCGCCATCTTCTTGGAGAGCCGGCCCGCCACGATCATCACGTCGGCCTGCCGGGGGGAAGCGCGAAACACCTCGGACCCGAAACGGCTCATGTCGTGCCGGGCGTTCGTCGAGCTCATCATCTCGATGGCGCAGCACGCCAGCCCGAAGGTGGCCGGCCACAGCGAGTTGGAGCGTCCCCAGGCGACGAGCTTTTCCAGCGTGCTGAACAGCACACCTTCAGATTCGAGTTCCTGCCAGTCGCGGTCAATCAGTTCTTTCAGCGGCACGCAGCCACCTCCGGGGTGGGCCTCAGGCCCGTCAGGTCCATTCGAGGACCTTCTTTTTCAGTACGTACACGTAGCCGACGAGCAGCAGACCGACGAAGGTGATCGCCTCGAAAAAGGCAAACTGCGGCAGCTTCTGATACGCGACAGCCAGCGGATAGAAAAACGCGGTTTCGATGTCGAACACGATAAACAGCATCGCGACCAGGTAAAAATGCACCGGAAAGCGCTGCCCTGTGCCAACGCCCCCACGCTCCGGGTCGTTGCCGGACTCGTAGGCCATCAGCTTGACGCGGCTCGGTTTCTTGGGACCGAGCAGCGCGCTGGCGACGACGGCAAGAATGCCGATGCCCAGCCCGACGAGCAACATAATCACGAAATTGGCGTACTGTTCGATGGTTTCCCCCCTTCCTGGGCCGCTCCCCCTTCCTCTCCTTTCTCTCGCCCTGTTCGCATGCTTGTGAAAATCCGCACGAGTAAGGATGCAAAAAAAGTGGGTGGGGGGAGCGAGCCGCAAAGTGCCTCTATAGCATCCTCAGTTTTATCACGCACCGCCCCCGGGTGGGCCGGCGGCCGTCCCGCAGGGGGCCGGGCTGTTCCTGGCGAGTAGACGCCCCGGCCAAGTCCTGCGCCGGGTGGCATGCTGTTTCCTATGTCCGACCCCACCCATTGTGCGCCCGAGCCCGGCGGCTCTTCCGTCGCTCGGCAGACCATCTTCGGCAGTCAGGAGGAGCGCATCCTCGCGCGGCTTTCTGCCCTCGACCCGGACCTGATGGCCTACATCCGCGACTTCGCCTATGACACGGTCTACGAGCGCCCCGGCCTCGATCTCAAGACCAAGGAGCTGCTTGCCTGCGTGCTGCTCGTCTCGCTCGGCAGCCCCGGCGAATTGCGGACACACCTGCGCGGCGCCCTGGCGGCGGGGGCCACTGAGCAGGAGGTCCGCGAGGCGCTGCTGCTGTGCATTCCCTACCTCGGTTTTCCGCGCGCGGTGGCCGGCTTCGACCAGCTTCAGGGCCTGCTCGCCGCGCGCGACCGCCCGCGCCAGCCACAAGAAAGCCCCCAGCCGGAGCCGGGGGCACAGGGCGAAACGCCTTAGAACCTGGGGGTAAGGGTCAAGCGGCTCAGTTGCCGCCGAACTTCAGGCCGATCTTGGCCTTGAACACGGTGCCGGGGAAGGCGAAGCGGGCGCGCTGGCTGGCGTAGAGGGCGTCGTTGGTGGGAATCACGTCAGCGTTCTGGTTGGCCCCCGTCTTCACCGAGCGCAGCGGACCGTTGAAGTACTGGTCGACGCCGAGGTCGCCGAACAGGGTCATGCCGTTGGCGAGCCGGTAGCCGAGCTGCGCGCCGACGCCCACCCCAAAGGCGTTCATCGAGGTGGTGGTGCTAGTCGCGTCGTCGTAGTTCTCGGTGGCGCTGAACATACCGTAGCGCCCGCCCGCGTACCCAAGCGCCCGCAGGTTGGTCCCCACCGGCCCGAGGTCATAGGTGCCGTCGAGGCCCACGGTGAGGTGGCTGCCGCTCTCGGTGGCACCCTCGGCCTTGTAGCTGCCGAAGGTCCCGAGCGTCAGGCCCGAGTTGGCGCCGGAGATGTCCACATCGTCGCGAATCGAGTCGCTCGGCTTGGTGTAGGCCACGCCCAGCTTGATGCCGACCGGCCCGGCGACGTTGGGCGCGTGCACGAAGGCTTCGACCGAGCCGCCCGCGGCGTAGCCGGCGCTCACGCCGAACTCGGTGCCGCGCAGCCCCAGCGAAGCGCTCGGCTGCACGATGACCGTCTGGGCCGACGCCGCAGCGAGAAGGGAAGTGAGGGACAGGGCAAAGAGCTTCTTCATGCCTCCCACCTTCTCCCCTCACCATGAGCCCTTTGCCTCATCCTTTTGAGTGGCCCTTTAGAGTGGAAACAGGACCGCGTCAGCGGGCGGGGTGCCCAGCTGTGCGTGCCTTGCCACAAGCCCGCAGGCCCGCAGCCTGTATGCTGCGTGAGCGTGGCAGAGCAGCCGCGAGCCCGCTAAATTGTACTGAGTACAAAGCAGTGGGGACCCGCTCCGGCGGCTCGCTTTGTTCTGACAACCGAACCCCAAGCTTCAGGAGGCTGCTAATGAACATTCTGACTCTGGTCCGGCAGGTTCCGGACGCCGAGGCCCGCGTGAAGGTGGCGGGGCAGGCGGTGGACCTCGACGGCACCACCATGGTGATCGACGGCATGGACGAATACGGCGTGGAAGAGGCGCTGAGACTGCGCGAGGGCGGCGCCCCGGTCGAGCAGATCATCGCGCTCGCCGTCGGGCCGCAGCGCACCGAGGACGCCCTGCGTACCGCGCTGGCGATGGGCGTGGACCGCGCAATCCATGTCGAGACGAACGAGAAGATCGACGCCGTGAGCCTCAGCCGCCTCGTCGCGCAGGTGGCGCAGGCTGAGAACGCTTCGCTCATCCTCGTCGGCGGGCAGGAAGCCGACTGGGACTCGCAGGCTCTCGGGGCCGCCACCGCCGAGCGCCTCGGCTGGCCGCAGCTCACCTGGACCAACGAGCTCAAGGTCGAGGGTGACACCCTCACGGGCCGGCACGACGTCGACGAGGGCAATGAGAGCTTCCGCGCCTCCCTGCCTGCTGTTGTCACCACCCAGCAGGGTCTCAACGAGCCGCGCTATCCCACGCTGCCCAACATCATGAAGGCCAAGCGCAAGGAACTGCGCAAGGACAGCCTCGAGCAATACGGCGTGCAGGCCCGGGTCCGCACCGTGAATGCCGAGATCCAGACCCGCGCCCGCCTCAACAAGATGATTGACGGCAAAGACCCGCAGGCCGCCGCCCAGGAACTGCTCGACCTGCTCCGGAACGAAGCGAAGGTGATCGCATGATCTTGATTGTCGCGGAACACGCGGGCGGCAAGCTCGCCAAGTCCACTCTAGAGATGATTTCTGCCGCGCGCGAGTCGGGGCGCGAAGGCCCGGTCACGCTGCTCGTGCTGGGGCAAGGCGTCGCGGACGTGGCGAATGAAGCCGCGCAGTATGCCGAACAGGTCCTCGTCGCCGACATGCCGGGGCTCGCGCAGTACACTGCCGAGGTCTGGGCCGCCGCCGCCACGCAGATCGCGCAGGAGGGCGAAGCCAACCTCGTGATCATCGGGGGCAGCCGCTCGGGCCGCGAGTACGCGCCGCGCGTGGCGGTCAAGCTCGACGCGCCGTACCTCGAAGACGCGATCAACCTGAGCAGCCGGGGCGGAGCAGTGCAGGCGCAGCGCTACACCTACCTCGCCCGCGTGACCGAGACGGTGGAGGGCGAGGGGGCGGTGGTCGTCGTCACCACCAAGCCGGGCTCCTTCAATCCGGCGCAGCCGAACGGCGCGGCGGGCGAGCAGTACGACGTGGAACTCGACCTGCCCACGCCCCGCGTGGAAATTACCGGCAAGAGCGTCGAGAAGTCGAGCCGCGTGGCCCTGACCGAAGCCGACGTGATCGTGACCGGCGGGCGTGGGGTGGGCAGCCCCGAGAACTTCACCAGCTATGTCGAGGGGCTCGCCGACCAGATCGGCGCAGGCGTGGGCGCCACCCGCGCGGTCGTGGACGCCGGCTGGCGCCCCTACGCCGAGC
The DNA window shown above is from Deinococcus reticulitermitis and carries:
- a CDS encoding outer membrane beta-barrel protein; its protein translation is MKKLFALSLTSLLAAASAQTVIVQPSASLGLRGTEFGVSAGYAAGGSVEAFVHAPNVAGPVGIKLGVAYTKPSDSIRDDVDISGANSGLTLGTFGSYKAEGATESGSHLTVGLDGTYDLGPVGTNLRALGYAGGRYGMFSATENYDDATSTTTSMNAFGVGVGAQLGYRLANGMTLFGDLGVDQYFNGPLRSVKTGANQNADVIPTNDALYASQRARFAFPGTVFKAKIGLKFGGN
- a CDS encoding electron transfer flavoprotein subunit beta/FixA family protein, which gives rise to MNILTLVRQVPDAEARVKVAGQAVDLDGTTMVIDGMDEYGVEEALRLREGGAPVEQIIALAVGPQRTEDALRTALAMGVDRAIHVETNEKIDAVSLSRLVAQVAQAENASLILVGGQEADWDSQALGAATAERLGWPQLTWTNELKVEGDTLTGRHDVDEGNESFRASLPAVVTTQQGLNEPRYPTLPNIMKAKRKELRKDSLEQYGVQARVRTVNAEIQTRARLNKMIDGKDPQAAAQELLDLLRNEAKVIA
- a CDS encoding carboxymuconolactone decarboxylase family protein — encoded protein: MSDPTHCAPEPGGSSVARQTIFGSQEERILARLSALDPDLMAYIRDFAYDTVYERPGLDLKTKELLACVLLVSLGSPGELRTHLRGALAAGATEQEVREALLLCIPYLGFPRAVAGFDQLQGLLAARDRPRQPQESPQPEPGAQGETP
- a CDS encoding NADH-quinone oxidoreductase subunit A — encoded protein: MLLVGLGIGILAVVASALLGPKKPSRVKLMAYESGNDPERGGVGTGQRFPVHFYLVAMLFIVFDIETAFFYPLAVAYQKLPQFAFFEAITFVGLLLVGYVYVLKKKVLEWT
- a CDS encoding electron transfer flavoprotein subunit alpha/FixB family protein; this encodes MILIVAEHAGGKLAKSTLEMISAARESGREGPVTLLVLGQGVADVANEAAQYAEQVLVADMPGLAQYTAEVWAAAATQIAQEGEANLVIIGGSRSGREYAPRVAVKLDAPYLEDAINLSSRGGAVQAQRYTYLARVTETVEGEGAVVVVTTKPGSFNPAQPNGAAGEQYDVELDLPTPRVEITGKSVEKSSRVALTEADVIVTGGRGVGSPENFTSYVEGLADQIGAGVGATRAVVDAGWRPYAEQVGQTGKTVQPKAYIALGVSGAVQHLSGMGKSKNIIAINKDPEAPIFKVADYGIVGDVNQIVPALIEAAK
- a CDS encoding NuoB/complex I 20 kDa subunit family protein — protein: MPLKELIDRDWQELESEGVLFSTLEKLVAWGRSNSLWPATFGLACCAIEMMSSTNARHDMSRFGSEVFRASPRQADVMIVAGRLSKKMAPVMRRVYDQMPDPKWVISMGACASSGGMFNNYAIVQNVDSVVPVDIFVPGCPPRPEALIYAVMQLQKKVRGEAFDELGHQLPMVDAWTR